The following nucleotide sequence is from uncultured Roseateles sp..
GGCTCCGGTGATGAAGGCATGCTGAGCACTGTTTCCTGCCATCGAGGCATAGCCCACCACCCGCCCGTCGGCATTGATGCCGGAGGCGAGGGACTGGGTGCCGCCCAGGGTGCCCAAGTCGGTCATGCCGACGCCGTTGGCCCCGGTGATGAAGGCATGTTGAGCCGTGTTTCCTGCGACGTTGGCGTTGCCGACCACCCGCCCGGCAGCGTTGATGCCAGAGGCGAAAGAGTGGGAGCCGCCCAGGGTGCCCAGGTCGGTCATGCCGACTCCATTGGCTCCGGTGATGAAGGCATGATCAACCCCGCTTCCTGTGAGCTGGGCATAGCCGACCAGCCGCCCGCTGGTGTTGATACCGACGGCGCTGGACTCAGCACCGCCCAGTGTGCCCACGTCGGTCTTGCCGGCCCCATCGGCCCCGGTGATGAAGGCATGATTGTTGAAACTTCCTGCGTAGGTCGAACGGCCTGCCACCTGCCCGCTGGCGTTGACGGCAAACGCGGTAGCGCTCGTACCGCCAAATGTGCCCAAGTCGAGTGCAGACCACGAATCGGCATGCGCTGCCATGGGAAAACACCCGGCAATCGCCGTGGCGATCAAGACATTGCGAAGTTTCATCAGGAATTTCCTAGATTATTGAATCAAGCGAAGAACGGCCTGCAGGTTGCCAAACCGGATGCAGCGCTTGCTGAAACGAGTTTGAGCCTGCCGGCTACTTGCACCCGGCTCGCCCATGTCTACCCTCCAAACTGGGCGTCGCAAGCCAAGGTGCAGCGAGCGATTTCGAGATGCGTTGAGCATTCGAAGTGCATGGCTGAACTGTTGCGTATGCCGGTATCAGTGAGGCTTCACGCCGGCACGCGTTCGTTTCATTTGTCGCAGCTCGGCATCGGGCGCCGGCACAACGAGCCGGAATGATCCCGTCGAACTGATGCGCACGGTGGGCGCTGTGTCGGGAGTCATCGGCGGCCTGGCGATGCTCAAACGCGATCAGGAGGAGGGAACGGAGAATGCGCGTCCACCAAAAGCCACCCAGAAACGGAAAATGGGTCAGAAGCTTTCACTTCTGACCCATTCACTTTTTGGTGCGGCTGGCAGGAATCGAACCCACGACCCCTTGGTTCGTAGCCAAGTACTCTATCCAGCTGAGCTACAGCCGCGAAGCCTGCGACTATAGCATGACTTTTGGATGAATCACGAGATTTGGCAAAATTCAGGCATTGGCTGCGGCCTCGTAGCAGCGCGCGCGGCGCTCCACATCATCGTCGCGCTCGGCCATGCGGGCCAAGGTCAGCCAGCTGCGGCGGCGCACGCTGGCGGGCAGATCGCGGTCCTCACCGGCCTGCTCCAGCATCAGCCGGGCCTTGCCCCAGAGCTGGCGCTCGGCCAGGGCATGGCCCAGGGCAAAGGCAATCGAGGCGTCGCGCGGGAAGGCGTGTGCCGCCGCCTCCAGGCGCGGCAGCCATTCCGGCCCCATGCCGGGCACGGCATAGGCCAGCGCTTCGCTGAGTACGGCGCGCTCGTCGGCCCCCAGTTCGCTGATCTTTTCCCAGAACGGTCGCAACCAGCCGCGGCCGTCCTCGGGCGCGCCCAGGCGCGCCGCGCACTGGGCCGCGCGGGCGGCAACGAACACATCGCGGCGATCGGCCGAGTCGAGCTGCTGCCAGATCACGCGCAACTGGTCGACGTCACGGGCCGTCTCCAGCGCCTCGAAGGCCAGCGAGCGCAGCAAGCCAAGCGCGGCCACGCGCGAGAAACCCTGGTGCTTGGCCAGCAGGCGCGCGGTGCGCAGGGCCTCCAGCGGCTGGCTGGACAGGCGGGTGGCTTGCAGCTTCAGCCGCAAGGCCTGGGTGCGGCGCGCCACGCCCGGCGGCAGATCGGCCAGCAAGGCCAGCGCCCGGGAGGCATCACGGTCTTCCAGCGCCCATTCGGAGGCCAGCAGTCTTGCGCCTTCCTGGGCCGACCGGGCCGCAGGGAAGCGTTGGCCCAGGTCCAGCGCCTTCTGCAACTGCTCGTCGCGGCCCTTGCGGTCCTGCAGCCGGTGGGCACTGCCGGCGGCCAGCACATGGCCCAGGGCCATGAAGGCCGGGTCCTGGCTCAGCTCCGGTGTCTGCGCCTGTATGCCCAGGGCACGCAGGGCCGACTTCTGCGCACGGCTGTAGCGGGCGCCGAAGAACTCCGACAGCGAATCGCGCAGGGCCGCCTGGGCGCTGCGCTCGCGCTGGCTCAGCCGCCACTCGCGGGCCCGCCGCGGCAGGCCGGTCAGGCGGTTGATGGCCTGAATCACCGTGACCAGCGCAAAACAGCTGCCGATCAGGGCCAGCAGGAACAGATTCAGCGACAGATCAAGCCGCCAGCCGCTCCAGTAAATCGTCACCAGGCCATCGTTGCTGCCCAGGGTCAGCGCGGCCACCACGGCCACGGCGAACAACAGGACCAGCCAGATCACTGAGCGCATGCTGTCGGCTCCGCGCTCAACGGCCCGCGGCCGCGGCCGACAGTGCGGCCAGGGTGTCGTCGGGGCGTGTCACATTGACCTGGCGAGCCTGGCCGGCGACCTGGCGCAGCAGTTCGTTGGCGGCCTGGACCTTGCGCGAATTGCGCTCGAAATAGCGCTCCAGCCCGCCCTGCGCATCGCGCAGATCGGCCTGGGCAGTGTCGAACTGGCGGCTCAGCAAGGCCAGGCGGGCATTCAGCAGGCGCAGCTTCAGGTTCTCGCGCAGGAAGAAGGCCTGCTCAGGCGCCAGCAGCATGGCCTCGGGGTTGTCGATGCGGGTCACGCGCAGCAGGGTGCGGGCCTCGCCCCAGACCTTGCCGGCCAGACTTGTCCATTGCGTCTGCAGCTCGGGCCACCAGCCGGTCTCGGCCACAGCGGGCGCCACACGCTTCTTGGCGGGCGCGCGGTCGCTGGCGACCGCCTCATCGACCTCGGCCTTGCCGCGCTGGGCCACCGACAGCAGCGGCAGCTCGTCGATCAGGCGTACCGCTTCATCGAGCTTGATGGTCAGCGACGACACATCGACCACATTGATCGCCTTGACACGGTCCAGATCACGCGACACCGCACGGCGCACGCCCTCCAGCCGCGGCTGCTTGTAGCGGGCCAGGCGCTCGTCGGCCTGGCGCAGGGTGGCGACCAGGGGCTCGGCGCTGCCGGTGATGGCCGATTGCTGCAGGGCCACGCGTATCGAGGCCTCGATGTCCACCAGCACGTTCTCGTCACGCGAGCGTGACAGCGACTGGATCAGCTCCTCCAGCTGGCTGCGCTGCAGCGCCACCTCGGCCAGCCGGGCCTCGACCAGGGCCAGTTTGGCAGCGCTGTCGCGGCTCACGTCCTGGGCCTGGCGGGCCAGGGTGCGGGCCTCGTTGGCCTCGCCCTGGGTGCTTTGCTGGCGGCGCACCAACTCCTGCTCCAGCTGCTGGACCCGTTCATGGGCCTGCCATGACAGGCCCAGCGCCAGCAGGGTCAAGATCACCAGCAGGCCGATCGCGGCGGGCGGCACGCCGCCCTGTCGCGACACCTTGGGCGATGCCGGCACCGCCTCGGCTGGAGGCGCGACCACAGGGTCGGAAGAGGGCTGGCTGGAAGGGGTGGAAGAGGTATCGCTCACGGTTCGGTCGATTGTATAGAGCGTTAGCTGAGGCCTCGCGCGGCGGCGGCCACCGCGTGCAGCTGGGGTCGCGCCAACACAACACGACCGAAACCCAGGGCCGTGGCACGCTCGGCGATGCGCTCGTGGGTGGCCACAGCCCGGGCCTGCGAAAAGTCGGTGCCGGCCGGCACCAATGCGGCCAGATTGGCAATCGCTTCCGAGCTGCTGAGCAGCCAGATGTGTGCACTGGGTGCAGCTGTGGCCTCGGCCAGCCAAAGCCGCTGCTGCGCGTCCAGCACCGGCAAGACACGGCTGTAGCTCTGCACCGCCTCGACGAGGGCGCCACGCTCGCGCAGGCGCTCGCCCAGCCATTCGCGGCCACCGTCGCCACGCACCAGCAGCACGCGCGCGCCCTGCCAATCCAGCGGCGCCAGTTCTTGCCACAGCGATTCGGAGTCGAAGCTGGCCGCGTCGGCCGCGGGCTCCATCACCAGCTCGGCCGGCACGCCGGCCTCGCGCAGCACCCGGCTGCTGCCCGGGCCCACGGTGGCGGCCAGCGTCTGCGCCGGCCAGCCAAGGCCCTCGGGGCGATGGGCGAAGAACTGCTGCACCGCATTCGGGCTGACAAAGACCAGCATCCGACACAGGGCCAGGTCTTGCCAGGCCCGGGCCAGTACCGCAGCGTTGCCGCTGGCGCTGATGGCAATCAGCGGCAACGCCACCGCCTCCAGCCCTTCGGCCTGCAGGCCACTCACCCATTCACCGGCCTGTTCGGCGGGCCTCGTCACCAGCAGACGCGGCGCGCCAGGGTTCAAGCGGCACTCAGATAGTCGGCGGCGCCAGCGGCACGCAGCTGGTCTGCGGCCTGCGTGCCCAGGGCACGGGCAGCCAGTTCGTCGGCAATCGCGGCCGAGACGTTTGCGCGCAGCAGCGGCAGCTGCGGTTGCTCGGGATGGCCCAGCGCCGTGCTCAGCACCAATTGCTCGCCCTGCCACACGGCGTGCGCCGCCAGCGGCACGCTGCAACTGCCACCCAGCGCGCGCGACACCGCCCGCTCGGCCTGCGTGGCCAGCCAGGTGGGCTTGTCGATCAGCGTCGCCAGCTTGGCGCGCAACTCTGCCGCATCGCTGCGTATCTCGATGCCCAGCGCGCCCTGGCCGGCGCAGGGAATCATCTGCTGCACATCGAAGCGCGCGCGTATGCGCTCGGCCAGGCCCAGGCGCATCAGCCCGGCGGCGGCCAGCACGATGGCGTCGTAGCCGCCTTCGTCCAGCTTGCGCAGCCGCGTGTCCAGATTGCCGCGCAGCGGCTCGATGCGCAGGTCGGGCCGCAGGGCCTTCAGCTGCACGACACGGCGCAGGCTGGAGGTGCCGACCAGGGCGCCCTGCGGCAGCTCGTCCAGCGAGGCATAGCGGTTCGAGACAAAGGCATCGCGCGGATCTTCGCGCTCCAGGATGGCCACCAGGTCGAAGCCGGGCGGCAGGTCCATGGGCACGTCCTTCAGCGAGTGCACGGCCAGATGGGCGCGGCCCTCTTCCAGCGCCGTCTCCAGCTCCTTGACGAAGAGGCCCTTGCCGCCCACCTTGGACAGCGTGCGGTCCAGTATCTGGTCGCCCCGGGTGGTCATGCCCAGCAGGCCCACATCCAGGCCCATGGCCTGCAGCAGGCCCTGCACATATTCGGCCTGCCATAGCGCCAACCGGCTTTCGCGCGTGGCGATCAGAGTTTTTTCTTGCATGGGCGAATGCTAGCAGCAGACCGAAAACCGGCATGCCGCATGCCGCATTGCTGCAGGCTCTGTTACTGATACAGTTGAATATCGGTAACAAAGTTACATTACCGGTAGTCCCTGTCCTCGCTTCTCGCCCTCCGCCACCTTCTCAAGAGGCCCGCATGCCACGCAAGACCGCCGCTCCCGCCCGCTCCACGCCCGCCGCCAAGGCCAGCCGAAACCGCAGCGCCCAGGCCGATGCGGCCGAGAAGAACAAGCCGCTGGTCGATGACATCCGGCTGCTGGGCCGCATCCTTGGCGAGGTGATACGCGAGCAGGAGGGCCGCGAGGCCTATGAGCTGGTCGAGCAGATCCGCCAGCTGTCGGTGGCCTACCGGCTGAAGCAGGACGCCTCGGCCGGCAGGGCGCTGGACCGGCTGCTGAAGAACCTGTCGGGCGACCAGGCGGTGAGCGTGATACGCGCCTTCAGCTATTTCTCGCACCTGGCCAATCTGGCCGAGGACCGCCACCATGTGCGCCGCCGCGAGCACCACGAGCGCCAGGGCAACCGCCAGGAGGGCTCGCTGGCGATGTGCCTGGAGCGTCTGGAGGCCGCCGGCCATCGCGCCCACGACATCGCCCACACCCTGCAGCATGCGTACATCGCGCCGGTGCTGACCGCCCACCCGACCGAGGTGCAGCGCAAGAGCATTCTGGACGCCGAACGCGCCATCGCCACCCTGGTGGAGCAGCGCGACGGCCTGCAGACCGCCCGCGAGCTGGCTCTGAACGAGGCGCTGGTGCGCGCCCGAGTCACCCAGCTGTGGCAGACGCGCATGCTGCGCAATGCCAAGCTGCGCGTCGCCGACGAGATCGACAACGCGCTGTCCTACTACCCCAGCACCTTTCTGCGCGAGATCCCCAAGCTCTACGAGGAGCTGGAGCAGGCCCTGCCCGGCCAGTCGGTGGCCAGCTTCTTCCGCATGGGCCACTGGATTGGCGGCGACCGCGATGGCAACCCCAATGTCAGCGCCGACACCATGCGCATGGCGCTCTCCCGCCAGAGCGAGACCGTGCTGCGCCACTACCTGACCGAGGTGCACGAGCTGGGCGCCGAGCTGTCGATCTCGGCCATGCTGGCGCCGGTCACGCCCGAGATGCAGGCCTTGGCCGAGCGCTCGCCGGACCACAACGAGCACCGCATCGACGAGCCCTACCGCCGCGCGCTGATAGGCATGTATGCCAAGCTGGCCGCCTCGCTGCATGCGCTGACCGGCACCGAAGCGCTGCGCCATGCGGTGGCGCCGCAAAACCCCTACGAAAACGCCCAGCAGTTCCTGACCGATCTGCGCACCATCGAGGCCTCGCTGCGCAGCCACCATGCGCAGGCGCTGATAGGGCCACGTCTGAAGCCGCTGATGCGGGCCGTGCAGGTGTTCGGCTTCCATCTGGCCACGCTGGATCTGCGCCAGAGTTCGGACCAGCACGAGGCCGTGGTCGCCGAACTGCTGCGCACCGCGCGTGTCGAGGCCGACTA
It contains:
- a CDS encoding PEP-CTERM sorting domain-containing protein, with product MKLRNVLIATAIAGCFPMAAHADSWSALDLGTFGGTSATAFAVNASGQVAGRSTYAGSFNNHAFITGADGAGKTDVGTLGGAESSAVGINTSGRLVGYAQLTGSGVDHAFITGANGVGMTDLGTLGGSHSFASGINAAGRVVGNANVAGNTAQHAFITGANGVGMTDLGTLGGTQSLASGINADGRVVGYASMAGNSAQHAFITGANGVGMIDLGTLGGTQSFASGINASAQVAGFAYIAGNAAYHAFITGANGVGMTDLGTLGGTFSRAFGINASGQVVGVSDVAGFEQHAFVTGANGVGMIDLNSLVTLAGGDYLTSATGVNDAGQIVANSSMGHAYLLSVTAVPEPQSCALMLAGLGLMGAAARRRRATSTC
- a CDS encoding heme biosynthesis HemY N-terminal domain-containing protein, with translation MRSVIWLVLLFAVAVVAALTLGSNDGLVTIYWSGWRLDLSLNLFLLALIGSCFALVTVIQAINRLTGLPRRAREWRLSQRERSAQAALRDSLSEFFGARYSRAQKSALRALGIQAQTPELSQDPAFMALGHVLAAGSAHRLQDRKGRDEQLQKALDLGQRFPAARSAQEGARLLASEWALEDRDASRALALLADLPPGVARRTQALRLKLQATRLSSQPLEALRTARLLAKHQGFSRVAALGLLRSLAFEALETARDVDQLRVIWQQLDSADRRDVFVAARAAQCAARLGAPEDGRGWLRPFWEKISELGADERAVLSEALAYAVPGMGPEWLPRLEAAAHAFPRDASIAFALGHALAERQLWGKARLMLEQAGEDRDLPASVRRRSWLTLARMAERDDDVERRARCYEAAANA
- a CDS encoding uroporphyrinogen-III C-methyltransferase, translating into MSDTSSTPSSQPSSDPVVAPPAEAVPASPKVSRQGGVPPAAIGLLVILTLLALGLSWQAHERVQQLEQELVRRQQSTQGEANEARTLARQAQDVSRDSAAKLALVEARLAEVALQRSQLEELIQSLSRSRDENVLVDIEASIRVALQQSAITGSAEPLVATLRQADERLARYKQPRLEGVRRAVSRDLDRVKAINVVDVSSLTIKLDEAVRLIDELPLLSVAQRGKAEVDEAVASDRAPAKKRVAPAVAETGWWPELQTQWTSLAGKVWGEARTLLRVTRIDNPEAMLLAPEQAFFLRENLKLRLLNARLALLSRQFDTAQADLRDAQGGLERYFERNSRKVQAANELLRQVAGQARQVNVTRPDDTLAALSAAAAGR
- a CDS encoding uroporphyrinogen-III synthase; the encoded protein is MNPGAPRLLVTRPAEQAGEWVSGLQAEGLEAVALPLIAISASGNAAVLARAWQDLALCRMLVFVSPNAVQQFFAHRPEGLGWPAQTLAATVGPGSSRVLREAGVPAELVMEPAADAASFDSESLWQELAPLDWQGARVLLVRGDGGREWLGERLRERGALVEAVQSYSRVLPVLDAQQRLWLAEATAAPSAHIWLLSSSEAIANLAALVPAGTDFSQARAVATHERIAERATALGFGRVVLARPQLHAVAAAARGLS
- the hemC gene encoding hydroxymethylbilane synthase codes for the protein MQEKTLIATRESRLALWQAEYVQGLLQAMGLDVGLLGMTTRGDQILDRTLSKVGGKGLFVKELETALEEGRAHLAVHSLKDVPMDLPPGFDLVAILEREDPRDAFVSNRYASLDELPQGALVGTSSLRRVVQLKALRPDLRIEPLRGNLDTRLRKLDEGGYDAIVLAAAGLMRLGLAERIRARFDVQQMIPCAGQGALGIEIRSDAAELRAKLATLIDKPTWLATQAERAVSRALGGSCSVPLAAHAVWQGEQLVLSTALGHPEQPQLPLLRANVSAAIADELAARALGTQAADQLRAAGAADYLSAA